A window of the Cannabis sativa cultivar Pink pepper isolate KNU-18-1 chromosome X, ASM2916894v1, whole genome shotgun sequence genome harbors these coding sequences:
- the LOC115708582 gene encoding reticulon-like protein B3 — translation MAERTESAEAKSESLIEKITEKIHGHGDSSSSSSDSASEQVKPESSSSVKTKIFRLFGRERPVHQVFGGGKRCMLRLSP, via the exons ATGGCTGAGCGAACTGAGAGCGCGGAGGCGAAATCGGAGTCTTTGATCGAGAAGATTACAGAGAAGATCCATGGTCATGGCGACTCTTCATCCTCCTCATCCGACTCTGCATCGGAGCAAGTGAAACCGGAATCTTCGTCTTCTGTTAAGACCAAGATTTTCAGGCTTTTTGGGCGAGAAAGACCAGTTCACCAGGTTTTCGGTGGAGGAAAAC GTTGCATGCTCAGGCTCTCACCTTAA